The genomic region TTGAAGCCTTTTCATTTCTGTCATTGCTGcaacaatcatggaaatgacagAAATAAACATACCAACACCTATCCTCTGTAGCAGTGTTATACCACGTTCATTTCCAGTTATGCTTCTGGCCAGTGGGACAAAGATTCGATCATACACAGGCACTAGCACTAGAACAGTCAAACTGATAAAGCTTTGCATGTTTGCTGATGGGATTTTGAAGTCTCCAATGATCCTTCTATCCATTGTGCTCCCctgttttgtaaagaatgttggtGTTTGTGCACAAATAACACCATAAACCAAACAAGTCACCCAAATTGGAATCAATCTTAGAACAAGCTTGACCTGTTCAACCTGTGTGGCTGTGCATAGCCTCCAATCAATATTTGTTTTGTTCTCATGGTCCAAATCAGTTGCAATTGTAGCTTTATCAAGAAACCTACAAAACAACACCGAATGTCCTTAGAAGCATTTTCCTAAGTTTACCAAATGCATTTTAAAAAGCAGCAATGTCAAGCCTAAAACTAAACAGCAATGTAGCAACTTATGAATGAACTCTTCCAAATTGCATGAGCAGTAATCAGATGCAGATAAACAGGTAGAAATGAGGTATGCCTGAATTGATTGGAGGGCAAAAGTGTTCTCTTTTCATCCTTTAATCCTTGAATACCATATAACTTCCCTTCTCCTTGAGAATGAACAGAGACATTCCACTTGCAAATTGCTGCAACAAAAACCTGGACAATTTGAGTTACTGGACTGGTAGAAGGTATTTTATGTCGGTACATTTTTGTTCCACCGAGGAAGAGAGAAAGAGCTATAGCCATGGCTGCAGCTGGGAGAGCAAAACCCAAACTCCACCCAACGTTTTCTTGAATGTACACGACCACAGGAACCAATACAAATAAACCACTGCATAAGCCAAAATACCACCAATTGAAGAAGGAGCTCTTATTCTTCCTCTCTGCTGGGTCTCTCTCATCAAATTGGTCTGCCCCAAATGCTTGTAAACAGGGTCTGTGGCCTCCTTGACCCAAAGCAACCAAGTAcagtgaaatgaaaaaaaaaaccacCTGGAAAGCTGCAGGTCTGGGGCAGGAATATGATGTGTAGTCACATGGTGGTGGCCTAAGCAACGGCAGAGAAGCTGAAAGAGTCAAACAGATCAACCCCTGCACCAGAGAATATGAATGATGTCTTCTTTTTTCTGAATTATTTGTAATCTCAAACACACAAAACTGGTTAAAATATCTATACTGTCACTTTACTCTTTATTAAACATTATGCCATTCAACAAGATAAAAGTTTAACAATTATTTATTACTTTTCTatctaaataaaattaaaattcctATTCTTTTAAATAGAGTGGACCAGTTATGGACATGGGTCATTAACCAAATAACCATAATGAGGTCTTCAGAAAGGTACCAGTTTCTATGATATAGATAATAGTTTGCAGTACAGGTACTCGTGGGGTAAAGACTGAGAATTGGTACACATGAACTGTGTAGATATAATCAAAATGATTTTGAGGTGGTGAGACAGAGGGCTTTAACACTATCACTCACTTATCAAGACCCATGTTAAGCTGAAAGTTCAGCTGTAAAGAGATTCTCAGATATGTACAAACAGCTGAATTTTGAATAAAATGAAGAATATTAGTGAATATAAAGTTAGCATGaattgtttctggatttgattgcgtgaatttttttatgtttataatcAAATTCTATGATTCATCA from Cryptomeria japonica chromosome 3, Sugi_1.0, whole genome shotgun sequence harbors:
- the LOC131075797 gene encoding protein NRT1/ PTR FAMILY 5.10, encoding MEPISFSDSPAITHIAEDGSTDLRGRPVSRLLTGGWSASLLIIGVEMTERLAYFGVSGNLVIYLTNVMQQNTATAAKNVNVWYGVASMLPLLGAFLADSYFGRYWTILFSSLIYLLGLICLTLSASLPLLRPPPCDYTSYSCPRPAAFQVVFFFISLYLVALGQGGHRPCLQAFGADQFDERDPAERKNKSSFFNWWYFGLCSGLFVLVPVVVYIQENVGWSLGFALPAAAMAIALSLFLGGTKMYRHKIPSTSPVTQIVQVFVAAICKWNVSVHSQGEGKLYGIQGLKDEKRTLLPSNQFRFLDKATIATDLDHENKTNIDWRLCTATQVEQVKLVLRLIPIWVTCLVYGVICAQTPTFFTKQGSTMDRRIIGDFKIPSANMQSFISLTVLVLVPVYDRIFVPLARSITGNERGITLLQRIGVGMFISVISMIVAAMTEMKRLQAAREYGLIDMPQVTIPLSVWWLLPQYILFGISDVFTYLGLQEYFYDQMPDSMRSLGVALYLSIFGVGSFLSSILISIIEDLSSRVMGQNWFTDNLNRAHLDYFYWLLAALNSLFLCIYLSFARKFIYKEEESNVWKDEEIF